One segment of Radiobacillus kanasensis DNA contains the following:
- a CDS encoding BglG family transcription antiterminator translates to MLTHTKGTNEGVAGLYISGRERKILEFLLENDREVTIQELAQFLGVSTRTIHRDLKGVDELLADFDLTLNKKSGVGLSLEGEKEHKEQLEIALFQVNHTDYTPEERHAIVMSALLESHEPIKLFTLASELQVTIATVSNDLDKISDKLEDFKLSLIRRRGYGVRVEGKEKDKRAALSYLISRHLDELDFLELIRNNIQLKSKQQLDMISNRLLGMVAKEKLYMIERCVDRVRNGLPYDLADSAYIGIIVHLALALERLQKGGNIQFDPDYLNELKETNEFVIAQAMIEDLEKALNLHIPEDEIGYITMHLMGAKIRYNDEYVLEESSLDVAYKAKELIQYVGDRLDEDLNSHTRLFNDLVAHLKPTIYRLQQNMTIKNPLLDEIEQDYPLLFSIIDDGVKKIFEDIAFPKEEIAYLVLHFASSLLEVEQKSDLKTLVICASGIGTSKMLASRLLQEIPEVQTVDNKSLFELEQIEHDFYDLIVSTIPLSQLEDSEYVTVSPILTKQEIHQVKKFVRKQSIQKRAVTTKKKEPGKVTSIQSVDRLKIMQNFSNVCLDLLGGIHVTYMEEKLSIHELLKIAAKQLETLQVTENKDEVVGKLIKREQLGGMGIPQTSLALYHTRSSYIRKPSLTFFGLRHPIIVSAMDGKNISMSCLMLMLAPEQATEESLEVLGYISGLLVRDQESIDVFESCDKDKISKYLSHQLNLFVNDKL, encoded by the coding sequence ATGTTGACTCATACTAAGGGAACGAATGAGGGGGTGGCGGGACTGTATATCTCAGGAAGAGAACGAAAGATATTGGAGTTTCTTTTGGAGAATGACCGGGAAGTTACGATTCAAGAGCTTGCACAGTTCTTGGGTGTGAGTACACGAACGATTCACCGTGATTTAAAGGGTGTAGATGAGCTCCTTGCAGACTTCGATTTAACTTTGAACAAGAAATCAGGAGTTGGTTTAAGTCTGGAAGGGGAAAAAGAACATAAGGAACAGCTAGAAATTGCTTTGTTCCAAGTGAACCATACCGACTATACACCAGAAGAAAGGCACGCCATCGTGATGTCCGCCTTGTTAGAGTCCCATGAGCCAATTAAATTATTTACATTAGCTAGCGAGCTACAAGTGACCATCGCTACTGTTAGTAATGATCTTGATAAAATTTCCGACAAGTTAGAAGATTTTAAGCTTTCTTTGATTAGAAGAAGAGGGTATGGGGTTCGAGTAGAAGGAAAGGAAAAAGATAAGCGAGCTGCTCTAAGCTATTTGATCTCCCGCCATCTTGATGAGCTAGATTTCTTAGAATTGATTCGGAATAATATTCAGCTGAAATCCAAACAGCAGTTAGATATGATTTCAAACAGACTGTTGGGTATGGTCGCAAAAGAAAAGCTTTATATGATTGAGAGATGCGTCGATAGGGTTAGAAATGGACTCCCATATGATTTAGCAGATAGTGCGTATATTGGCATTATCGTACATCTAGCATTAGCTTTAGAGAGGTTACAAAAGGGTGGTAATATTCAATTTGACCCAGACTACTTAAATGAGTTAAAAGAAACGAATGAATTTGTGATAGCGCAAGCGATGATTGAGGATTTAGAAAAAGCTTTAAACCTTCATATCCCAGAAGATGAGATTGGTTATATCACGATGCACCTTATGGGAGCGAAGATTCGTTATAATGACGAATATGTATTAGAGGAATCCAGTCTAGATGTTGCTTATAAAGCAAAAGAGCTTATTCAGTATGTCGGTGATCGTTTGGACGAGGATCTGAATAGTCATACAAGACTGTTTAATGATTTAGTCGCACATTTGAAGCCGACGATTTATCGATTACAGCAAAACATGACAATCAAAAATCCCTTACTCGATGAAATCGAACAAGATTATCCATTGCTTTTTTCTATCATTGATGATGGAGTAAAAAAGATTTTTGAGGACATAGCATTTCCGAAAGAGGAAATTGCCTACCTCGTTTTGCATTTTGCTTCCTCCTTATTAGAAGTGGAACAGAAGTCGGATTTGAAGACACTTGTTATTTGTGCAAGTGGTATCGGTACCTCCAAGATGCTTGCTTCGAGATTGCTGCAGGAGATTCCAGAAGTTCAAACGGTCGATAATAAGTCGCTATTTGAGCTAGAACAAATCGAACATGATTTCTATGATTTGATTGTTTCAACCATCCCACTGTCACAATTAGAAGATAGTGAGTACGTGACCGTATCCCCGATTTTAACCAAACAAGAAATTCACCAAGTGAAGAAATTTGTACGAAAACAATCCATTCAAAAACGGGCAGTTACCACAAAAAAGAAGGAACCAGGAAAAGTAACGAGTATTCAGTCCGTGGATCGACTGAAGATAATGCAAAACTTCTCAAATGTTTGTTTAGATTTATTAGGTGGCATTCATGTAACGTATATGGAAGAGAAACTCTCCATTCATGAGTTATTGAAGATAGCAGCAAAGCAGTTAGAAACGTTACAAGTAACCGAAAACAAAGATGAAGTCGTCGGCAAGCTGATAAAGCGAGAGCAGCTAGGTGGAATGGGTATCCCACAAACGTCCTTGGCTCTTTATCATACGAGAAGCTCTTATATCCGTAAACCATCTTTAACCTTTTTCGGATTGCGCCATCCTATAATCGTTTCCGCCATGGATGGAAAGAATATAAGTATGTCCTGCCTTATGTTGATGCTAGCACCGGAACAGGCAACAGAGGAAAGCCTAGAGGTGTTGGGATATATTAGTGGATTACTAGTGAGAGATCAAGAAAGTATTGATGTATTTGAATCCTGTGATAAGGATAAGATCAGTAAATATTTATCTCATCAGCTTAATTTATTTGTGAATGATAAGTTATAA
- a CDS encoding PTS mannitol transporter subunit IICB, producing MAQTGARAKVQKFGSHLSGMIMPNIGAFIAWGLITALFIPTGWTPNEDFAALVGPMITYLLPLLIGFTGGRLVHDFRGGVVGAVATMGVIVGAEIPMFLGAMIMGPLGGYIIKKVDDLCADKIRSGFEMLYNNFSAGIIGGALALAAVTLIGPAVEGLTNILSAGVEVIVEAGLLPLANILIEPAKVLFLNNAINHGILSPIAVEQAAENGKSILFLLETNPGPGLGILLAFWLFGKGASKASAPGAVIIHFLGGIHEIYFPYILMKPMLILAAIAGGVSGVFTFSLFNAGLSATPSPGSIFALLAMTPKGNFVGVILGVIVAAAVSFLVASLILKSSKGDEEEDISSAAQKMEEMKGKKSSVAGSFSDSPVSSGDVSKVVFACDAGMGSSAMGASLLRDKFKKADIDIEVTNTAINQLPSDADIVITHKDLTDRAKAKLPNANHISVENFLNSPKYEELVNQLKK from the coding sequence ATGGCACAAACAGGAGCACGTGCTAAAGTTCAAAAGTTTGGTAGTCACCTCAGTGGGATGATCATGCCAAATATCGGTGCATTTATTGCATGGGGACTTATTACCGCTTTATTTATTCCAACAGGATGGACTCCAAATGAGGATTTTGCTGCTCTAGTTGGTCCAATGATTACGTACCTTTTGCCACTATTAATTGGTTTTACTGGTGGACGTCTTGTTCATGATTTCCGTGGCGGGGTTGTAGGTGCGGTTGCCACAATGGGGGTAATCGTAGGTGCGGAAATCCCGATGTTCTTAGGTGCGATGATCATGGGTCCATTAGGTGGTTACATCATCAAAAAAGTGGACGATTTATGTGCAGATAAAATACGGTCTGGGTTTGAAATGCTTTATAACAACTTTTCCGCAGGGATTATTGGCGGCGCATTAGCACTAGCAGCCGTTACATTGATTGGTCCAGCTGTTGAAGGACTAACGAACATTTTATCTGCTGGAGTAGAAGTAATTGTAGAAGCAGGATTACTTCCATTAGCCAACATTCTCATTGAACCAGCGAAAGTCCTTTTCTTAAACAACGCGATTAATCATGGGATTTTAAGCCCGATCGCAGTAGAACAAGCAGCTGAGAATGGAAAATCGATTCTATTCTTATTAGAAACAAACCCAGGACCTGGTCTTGGTATCTTACTTGCATTCTGGTTATTCGGAAAAGGGGCTTCCAAGGCATCTGCACCAGGTGCTGTAATCATTCACTTCCTTGGTGGGATTCATGAGATCTACTTCCCGTACATCTTGATGAAGCCAATGCTAATCTTAGCCGCTATTGCCGGTGGTGTGAGTGGAGTATTCACGTTCTCCCTATTCAACGCTGGGTTATCTGCAACACCGTCACCAGGTAGTATTTTCGCTTTACTTGCTATGACTCCAAAAGGAAACTTTGTAGGAGTAATCTTAGGGGTTATAGTCGCAGCTGCTGTTTCCTTCTTAGTAGCGTCTCTTATCCTTAAGAGCAGCAAAGGAGATGAAGAGGAAGACATCTCTTCCGCAGCGCAAAAAATGGAAGAAATGAAAGGGAAGAAAAGCTCTGTAGCAGGAAGCTTTTCAGACTCTCCAGTCTCTTCTGGTGATGTGAGCAAAGTAGTCTTCGCGTGTGATGCAGGAATGGGGTCTAGTGCTATGGGTGCGTCCCTTCTTAGAGATAAATTTAAGAAAGCGGATATCGATATCGAAGTAACGAATACAGCGATTAACCAATTGCCTAGCGATGCGGATATCGTTATCACCCACAAAGACTTAACAGATCGTGCGAAAGCAAAACTTCCAAATGCCAACCATATTTCGGTGGAAAACTTTCTAAACAGTCCAAAATATGAAGAGCTAGTGAATCAATTGAAAAAATAA